The Saccharopolyspora gloriosae genome window below encodes:
- a CDS encoding ATP-dependent DNA ligase produces the protein MVSLNAVVAASAEVAATRARTAKVTAIAGLLTGLDAAEVRPATALLAGELPGGRVGVGWSTLSALHVEPATTPSLTVLDVDAAVDGLRGIAGTGSGRRRAEALHDLLGKATAEEQRFLIRLLGGELRQGALEGVMLEAVARAADVPAAPVRRAFMLSGRLPATAEAALLGGSAALAEVRLEVGRPLRPMLASPADALDAALAELGACVVEYKLDGARIQVHRSGEQVHVYTRTLREITGQVPEIVALTRSLTCDSAVLDGETLALADSGRPRPFQETMARFGAQSPRDEVLRPYFFDCLHLDGTDLVDEPLHRRLDALARIAPEHRVPGVRPHSDADAAAVLDDALDAGHEGVVVKALDSPYAAGRRGRTWRKIKPSHTLDLVVLAAEWGHGRRSGHLSNLHLGARDPDGGPPIMVGKTFKGLTDELLTWQTSEFPRHETHRDDWTVHLAPELVVEIELDGVQVSTRYPGAVALRFARVLRYRPDKDAATADTIEAVRAMLPGGGARDEKVEP, from the coding sequence ATGGTGTCGCTGAACGCGGTCGTCGCCGCATCCGCCGAGGTCGCGGCCACCCGCGCCCGCACCGCGAAGGTGACCGCGATCGCCGGGCTGCTCACCGGGCTCGACGCGGCGGAGGTGCGGCCCGCCACCGCGCTGCTCGCAGGTGAACTGCCCGGCGGCCGGGTCGGGGTCGGGTGGTCGACGTTGTCGGCGCTGCACGTCGAGCCCGCGACCACCCCTTCGCTCACCGTCCTCGACGTCGACGCGGCGGTCGACGGGCTGCGCGGCATCGCCGGCACCGGCTCGGGACGGCGCCGCGCCGAGGCCTTGCACGACCTGCTCGGCAAGGCCACCGCCGAGGAGCAGCGGTTCCTGATCCGGTTGCTCGGCGGCGAGCTCCGGCAAGGGGCGCTGGAGGGCGTGATGCTCGAAGCCGTCGCCCGCGCCGCCGACGTGCCCGCCGCGCCCGTGCGCCGCGCGTTCATGCTCTCCGGCAGGCTGCCCGCCACCGCTGAGGCCGCGCTGCTGGGCGGTTCGGCGGCGCTCGCGGAGGTCCGCCTCGAAGTCGGCAGGCCGCTGCGGCCGATGCTCGCCTCCCCCGCCGACGCGCTGGACGCGGCGCTGGCCGAGCTCGGCGCCTGCGTCGTCGAGTACAAGCTCGACGGCGCGCGCATCCAGGTCCACCGGTCCGGCGAGCAGGTGCACGTCTACACCCGCACGCTGCGCGAGATCACCGGCCAAGTCCCCGAGATCGTCGCCCTCACCCGGAGCCTGACCTGCGATTCCGCGGTCCTCGACGGCGAGACGCTGGCGCTCGCCGACTCCGGACGCCCACGCCCGTTCCAGGAGACGATGGCCCGCTTCGGCGCGCAGAGCCCGCGCGACGAGGTGCTGCGGCCCTACTTCTTCGACTGCCTGCATCTGGACGGAACGGACCTGGTCGACGAGCCGCTGCACCGCAGGCTCGACGCGCTCGCCCGAATCGCACCGGAACACCGGGTCCCCGGCGTGCGTCCGCATTCCGACGCCGACGCGGCGGCGGTCCTGGACGACGCTCTCGACGCGGGCCACGAGGGCGTCGTGGTGAAAGCGCTCGACTCGCCGTACGCGGCGGGACGCCGCGGCCGGACCTGGCGCAAGATCAAGCCCTCGCACACGCTCGACCTGGTGGTGCTCGCCGCCGAATGGGGCCACGGGCGGCGCAGCGGCCACCTGTCCAACCTGCACCTCGGGGCCCGCGATCCCGACGGCGGGCCGCCGATCATGGTGGGCAAGACGTTCAAAGGACTCACCGACGAACTCCTCACCTGGCAGACCAGCGAGTTCCCCCGCCACGAGACGCACCGCGACGACTGGACCGTGCACCTCGCGCCCGAGCTCGTCGTGGAGATCGAACTCGACGGCGTGCAGGTCAGCACCCGCTACCCCGGAGCGGTCGCGCTGCGCTTCGCCCGCGTGCTGCGCTACCGCCCCGACAAGGACGCGGCCACCGCCGACACCATCGAGGCGGTGCGGGCCATGCTTCCCGGCGGCGGAGCGCGGGATGAGAAAGTGGAGCCATGA
- a CDS encoding class II fumarate hydratase yields the protein MAEQDYRIEHDTMGEVRVPAEALYRAQTQRAVENFPISGRGLERAQIRALGLLKAATARVNGRLGILDADMAEAIAAAADEVAEGRHDEHFPIDVFQTGSGTSSNMNANEVIATLATRGLGREVHPNDHVNASQSSNDTFPTTIHVAATEAVLSEVIPALEHLAGVVEGRAAEWTEVVKSGRTHLMDAVPITLAQEAGAWASQVRFGVERLRSGLGRLGELPIGGTAVGSGLNAPEGFGQAVAEELARVTGLPLTEARDHFEAQATQDGVVETSGHLRTVAVSLNKIANDVRWLGSGPRTGLAELALPDLQPGSSIMPGKVNPVIPEATLQVVAQVIGNDAAVAFAGAQGNFQLNVNLPVIARNVLESARLLAAVSRLLADKVFAEVTANAERAREYAEGSPSIVTPLNRFIGYEEAASIAKQALKERRTIREVVLERGHVDAGTLTLEQLDTALDVLGMAQPK from the coding sequence ATGGCTGAACAGGACTACCGGATCGAACACGACACGATGGGCGAGGTCAGGGTCCCCGCCGAAGCCCTGTACCGCGCGCAGACCCAGCGCGCCGTGGAGAACTTCCCGATCTCCGGCCGCGGGCTCGAACGCGCCCAGATCCGCGCCCTCGGCCTCCTCAAGGCCGCCACCGCACGGGTCAACGGCAGGCTCGGCATCCTCGACGCCGACATGGCCGAGGCCATCGCCGCCGCGGCCGACGAAGTCGCCGAAGGCCGCCACGACGAGCACTTCCCGATCGACGTCTTCCAGACCGGTTCGGGCACCTCGTCGAACATGAACGCCAACGAGGTCATCGCGACCCTCGCCACCCGCGGGCTCGGCCGCGAGGTGCACCCGAACGACCACGTCAACGCCTCGCAGTCGTCGAACGACACGTTCCCCACGACGATCCACGTCGCGGCCACCGAAGCCGTGCTCAGCGAAGTCATCCCCGCCCTGGAGCACTTGGCCGGGGTCGTCGAGGGACGTGCCGCCGAGTGGACCGAGGTCGTCAAGTCCGGGCGCACCCACCTGATGGACGCGGTCCCGATCACGCTCGCCCAGGAGGCGGGCGCGTGGGCCTCGCAGGTCCGCTTCGGCGTGGAACGGCTGCGCTCCGGTCTGGGGCGGCTCGGCGAACTGCCCATCGGTGGCACCGCCGTCGGCTCCGGCCTGAACGCGCCGGAAGGCTTCGGCCAGGCCGTCGCCGAAGAGCTCGCCCGCGTCACCGGACTGCCGCTGACCGAGGCCCGCGACCACTTCGAGGCGCAGGCCACCCAGGACGGCGTGGTGGAGACCTCCGGTCACCTGCGCACCGTCGCGGTGAGCCTGAACAAGATCGCCAACGACGTGCGCTGGCTCGGCTCCGGCCCGCGCACCGGCCTGGCCGAACTGGCGCTGCCGGACCTGCAGCCCGGCTCGTCGATCATGCCCGGCAAGGTGAACCCGGTGATCCCGGAGGCCACGCTGCAGGTCGTCGCCCAGGTCATCGGCAACGACGCGGCCGTCGCCTTCGCCGGCGCGCAGGGCAACTTCCAGCTCAACGTGAACCTGCCGGTGATCGCGCGCAACGTGCTGGAATCCGCGCGGTTGCTGGCGGCGGTGTCCCGGTTGCTGGCCGACAAGGTCTTCGCCGAGGTCACGGCCAACGCCGAGCGCGCCCGCGAGTACGCCGAGGGATCGCCGTCGATCGTCACGCCGCTGAACCGCTTCATCGGCTACGAGGAGGCCGCCTCGATCGCGAAGCAGGCCCTCAAGGAACGCCGGACCATCCGGGAGGTCGTGCTGGAACGCGGTCACGTCGACGCGGGCACGCTCACCCTGGAGCAGCTCGACACCGCCCTCGACGTGCTGGGCATGGCGCAGCCGAAGTGA
- a CDS encoding NAD(P)/FAD-dependent oxidoreductase gives MSEPFEVDLLVVGAGPTGLFAAYYAGFRDLSVAVVDSLPEPGGQVTAMYPEKMIFDVAGFPAVRGRDLVAALVEQAAQYDPVYLLGRDATELSDVDDGVLVQVGGRPVRARAVLVTAGIGEFSPRPLPAGGDWLGRGVVHFVPDLSVHGGHDVVVVGGGDSAFDWALALHPIARSVTLVHRRARFRAHPGLVRKVEDLGVELITEAQVAEVRGDADGVHEVELALGDERRVLPARTVVAALGFTADLGPIESWGLDLDKRSIKVDTTMRTTRSRIYAAGDVASYPGKVKLIATGFGEAATAVNNIAATINPETHLFPGHSSNQS, from the coding sequence ATGTCGGAGCCGTTCGAGGTCGATCTGCTGGTCGTGGGCGCGGGCCCGACGGGGCTGTTCGCGGCGTACTACGCGGGGTTCCGGGACCTGTCGGTGGCGGTGGTGGATTCGCTGCCGGAACCGGGCGGTCAGGTGACGGCCATGTACCCGGAAAAGATGATCTTCGATGTGGCCGGGTTCCCCGCGGTCCGCGGCCGGGACCTGGTGGCCGCGCTCGTGGAGCAGGCGGCGCAGTACGACCCGGTCTACCTGCTCGGGCGCGACGCCACCGAGCTGTCCGATGTGGACGATGGAGTGCTGGTCCAGGTCGGGGGCCGGCCGGTGCGGGCGCGGGCGGTGCTGGTCACCGCGGGTATCGGTGAGTTCTCGCCGCGTCCGCTGCCCGCGGGTGGGGACTGGCTCGGGCGCGGCGTCGTGCACTTCGTCCCCGACCTGTCCGTGCACGGCGGTCACGACGTGGTGGTCGTCGGCGGTGGCGATTCGGCGTTCGACTGGGCGCTCGCGCTGCACCCGATCGCCCGCAGCGTCACGCTCGTGCACCGCAGGGCGCGGTTCCGCGCGCATCCCGGTCTGGTGCGCAAGGTCGAGGACCTCGGCGTCGAGCTCATCACCGAGGCGCAGGTCGCGGAGGTGCGCGGGGACGCGGACGGCGTGCACGAGGTGGAGCTGGCGCTCGGCGACGAGCGCCGGGTGCTACCGGCGCGAACCGTCGTCGCCGCCCTGGGCTTCACCGCCGACTTGGGCCCGATCGAATCCTGGGGCCTGGACCTGGACAAGCGCTCCATCAAGGTCGACACCACGATGCGCACCACCCGCTCCCGCATCTACGCGGCAGGAGACGTCGCCTCCTACCCCGGCAAGGTCAAGCTCATCGCCACCGGCTTCGGCGAGGCCGCCACAGCAGTGAACAACATCGCCGCGACCATCAACCCCGAAACCCACCTCTTCCCAGGCCACTCCTCCAACCAGAGCTGA